The Pan paniscus chromosome 12, NHGRI_mPanPan1-v2.0_pri, whole genome shotgun sequence genome window below encodes:
- the RAD51AP2 gene encoding RAD51-associated protein 2 isoform X1 yields MSLPQPTPRMAELRKPTSSLTPPEDSDSQPPSSKRLCLEEPGGVFKAGWRLPLVPRLSEAEKVWELSPRPFKGLLVSTNAIFDNSADSCVEKSVSGKQICNLECSNLKFQMSSCLQSPPSQSPDSDLRASGRSEAGLHDREAFSVHRSNSSKAGVSQLLPSTSIHDIHGIRNENRKQQFVQGRDNVHKENPFLDVTFFKETKSPFHEIKNRCKANSVVPSNKRENNISSSVLKISKSQNQPRLEIAKSSYFRDSGTISVPQFPMDLNSKMSSVYLKEIAKKKNDKKEAYVRDFTNIYWSQNRPDVKKQKLQNDKKTVEAENIFSKCYENDYPSLSSQNTCKRKDLISSNYCNCSSIQCNVRDSRKNFAILENANWEEAECLDSYILTRLEKSQNWDCNVRHILRRNRGNCWIINNCKTKCENMKKTEEKWNWLLLLEIDLLSKEDYHCAKVINAYEEQSKLLVREILGSQTALIMTVWLNGKGENDNTLQLRYNTTQKVFHVNNPFESFIIEIFNFHKSISGNKKDNSILTCYNILKCKKQIGIIGIQNLITRNMNTNIKNGILSIYLQDSVSEPLDILLKTNIAFLLNNFDSLTRIENDFELEEECIFKCMLYLKYPKNIGENHTAYLVKILTSSRLLEDNMKPMLKKRKLFRTEQVFEKSKKKPINSFSMTTQNTDFPIFETYEKIPLLMVFDDMDEISLIREITCQNMSCPQQVVNVENWAHYNSSTVKTHGNSCPQFIQNNQGYINENFYEVNMHSQDLNMERKQGHNKISSFDCEHIFEDFCNVRQQAIPASHNIIHNEETHTTSITQVLNFWNLLSEIEEKKYDLILKEEVKVTAESLTNSFQVHKDTKIEKEEKDCFFPMDDMFSVQSVSLISKEVNVEENKYVNQNYVTNTNEYESILPEREIANSKDFQRKNDSALYINHQFETGLSEGNDECFQDLAAKYLSTEALTIVKDFEMKRKFDLVLEELRMFHEISRENELLSTVETNNGQENCFGENDAEKVKMEIEKDLKMVVVNKIHASSSFHDTIAGPNMRKSHQSLFKWKTVPNIGEQEVPNESCYPSRSEEELLYSTSEKDCETPLPKRPAFLPDECKEEFNYLLRGGSHFPHGISRVRPLKTCSRPIRIGLSRKARIKQLHPYLKQMCYGNLKENF; encoded by the exons ATGTCTCTCCCTCAGCCCACGCCGCGGATGGCCGAGCTCAGAAAGCCTACCTCCTCTTTAACGCCTCCTGAGGACTCGGATTCCCAACCACCTAGTAGCAAGCGGCTCTGTCTTGAGGAGCCTGGAGGTGTCTTTAAGGCGGGCTGGCGACTGCCTCTGGTGCCTCGCTTGTCTGAGGCGGAAAAAGTCTGGGAGTTGTCCCCTAGACCCTTCAAGGGACTCCTTGTTTCAACGAATGCTATTTTCGATAACTCCGCAGACTCGTGTGTGGAGAAATCAGTCAGTGGGAAGCAGATATGTAATCTGGAATGCTCAAATCTCAAATTCCAAATGAGTAGCTGTTTGCAGTCTCCCCCCTCACAAAGTCCTGATTCTGATTTGAGGGCTTCAGGAAGGTCTGAGGCAGGACTGCATGACAGAGAGGCTTTCAGTGTGCACCGCAGTAATAGCTCCAAAGCAGGGGTTAGTCAACTTCTGCCCAGCACCTCTATACACGATATACATGGAATTAGAAATGAGAATCGAAAACAACAGTTTGTCCAAGGAAGAGACAATGTTCACAAAGAAAATCCATTTTTAGATGTTACCTTTTTCAAGGAAACTAAATCACCATttcatgaaattaaaaacagatgtAAAGCTAACAGTGTTGTGCcatcaaataaaagagaaaataacatttcatcatctgtactaaaaatatcaaaatctcaAAACCAGCCCAGGTTGGAAATTGCCAAATCTAgctattttagagatagcggcaCAATAAGTGTCCCTCAGTTTCCAATGGACTTAAATAGCAAAATGTCCTCTGTCTATTTAAAGGAAATAGCgaagaaaaagaatgacaaaaaagAGGCATATGTTAGGGATTTCACAAACATTTACTGGTCCCAAAATAGACCTGATGTTAAGAAGCAAAAGTTACAGAATGATAAAAAAACTGTAGAAGCggaaaacattttttccaaatgTTATGAAAATGACTACCCATCACTCAGCAGCCAAAATACTTGTAAGAGAAAAGACTTGATCAGTTCAAACTACTGTAACTGCAGTAGTATCCAGTGTAATGTAAGAGACTCTAGAAAGAATTTCGCTATACTAGAAAATGCAAATTGGGAGGAAGCAGAATGTCTGGACAGTTACATACTTACCAGGTTGGAAAAATCTCAAAACTGGGACTGTAACGTTAGACATATTTTGAGAAGAAATAGAGGAAATTGTTGGATTATAAATAATTGCAAGACtaaatgtgaaaatatgaaaaaaactgaagaaaaatggaattgGCTATTATTATTAGAAATAGACCTTTTAAGCAAGGAAGATTACCACTGTGCAAAAGTCATCAATGCATATGAAGAACAATCAAAGCTTCTTGTAAGAGAAATATTAGGTAGTCAGACAGCTTTAATAATGACTGTTTGGCTAAATGGTAAAGGAGAAAATGATAATACTCTACAGTTGAGATACAATACTACACAAAAAGTCTTTCATGTGAACAACCCTTTTGAAAGTTTCAttatagaaatttttaatttccataaaagtatttcaggaaataaaaaagataatagtaTTTTAACCTGCTATAACATTTTGAAGTGTAAAAAGCAAATTGGTATAATTGGTATTCAAAATCTAATAACAAGAAACATGAATACAAATATAAAGAATggaattttaagcatatatttacAAGATAGTGTTTCAGAACCTTTAGATATTCTATTGAAAACTAACATAGCTTTTTTGCTCAATAACTTTGACTCTTTAACAAGAATTGAAAATGATTTTGAATTAGAAGAGGAATGCATTTTCAAGTGCATGCTTTATTTGAAGTATCCAAAAAATATAGGGGAAAATCATACTGCATATCTAGTAAAGATTTTAACTTCTTCAAGACTATTAGAAGATAATATGAAACCTATgttaaagaaaaggaagttatTTAGAACTGAACAAGTTTTTGAAAAGTCTAAGAAAAAACCCATTAATTCCTTCAGTATGACAACTCAAAATACAGATTTTCCAATTtttgaaacatatgaaaaaattcctCTTTTAATGGTCTTTGATGACATGGACGAAATTTCTTTAATAAGAGAAATTACTTGTCAGAATATGAGTTGTCCTCAACAAGTTGTGAATGTGGAAAATTGGGCTCACTATAATTCTAGTACTGTTAAAACACATGGTAATTCTTGTCCTCAATTTATACAGAACAACCAAGGATACattaatgaaaatttttatgAAGTAAATATGCACAGCCAAGatttaaatatggaaagaaaacagGGACATAATAAGATCAGTAGCTTTGATTGTGAGCACATATTTGAAGATTTCTGCAATGTTAGGCAACAGGCCATACCAGCAAGCCACAACATAATACATAATGAAGAGACCCATACCACTTCTATAACTCAAGTACTAAATTTTTGGAACTTGCTaagtgaaatagaagaaaaaaaatatgacttaattttgaaagaggaagtaaaagtcaCAGCTGAAAGTTTAACAAATAGTTTCCAAGTTCACAAAGATACTAagatagaaaaggaagagaaagattgTTTTTTTCCAATGGATGACATGTTTTCTGTACAGTCAGTTTCATTAATAAGTAAGGAAGTAAatgtggaagaaaataaatatgttaatcaAAATTATGTAACAAATACAAATGAATATGAGAGTATTTTGCCAGAAAGGGAGATAGCTAATTCAAAGGATTTTCAAAGAAAGAATGACTCTGCATTATATATTAATCATCAATTTGAAACTGGTCTGAGTGAAGGGAATGATGAATGTTTTCAGGACTTAGCTGCTAAATATTTATCAACAGAAGCTCTGACAATAGTAAAAGATTTTGAGATGAAGAGAAAATTTGACTTAGTACTTGAAGAACTTCGTATGTTTCATGAAATTAGTAGGGAAAATGAACTTCTAAGCACTGTGGAAACAAACAATgggcaagaaaattgctttggAGAAAATGATGCTGAGAAGGTAAAAATGGAGAtagaaaaagatttgaaaatgGTTGTGGTCAACAAAATACATGCATCTTCCTCGTTCCATGATACTATAGCAGGTCCTAATATGCGCAAAAGTCACCAAAGtttatttaaatggaaaactGTACCCAATATTGGAGAACAGGAAGTTCCTAATGAGAGTTGTTATCCAAGTAGATCAGAGGAAGAGTTACTTTACTCTACTTCTGAGAAAG ATTGTGAAACACCTTTACCTAAAAGACCTGCTTTTCTCCCTGATGAATGTAAAGaagaatttaattatttattgagagGAG GTAGTCACTTTCCACATGGCATTTCAAGAGTACGACCGCTTAAGACATGCAGTAGGCCAATCAGGATTGGTTTGTCAAGAAAAGCAAGGATTAAACAACTTCATCCTTATCTGAAACAAATGTGTTACggaaacttaaaagaaaatttttga
- the RAD51AP2 gene encoding RAD51-associated protein 2 isoform X2 — protein sequence MAELRKPTSSLTPPEDSDSQPPSSKRLCLEEPGGVFKAGWRLPLVPRLSEAEKVWELSPRPFKGLLVSTNAIFDNSADSCVEKSVSGKQICNLECSNLKFQMSSCLQSPPSQSPDSDLRASGRSEAGLHDREAFSVHRSNSSKAGVSQLLPSTSIHDIHGIRNENRKQQFVQGRDNVHKENPFLDVTFFKETKSPFHEIKNRCKANSVVPSNKRENNISSSVLKISKSQNQPRLEIAKSSYFRDSGTISVPQFPMDLNSKMSSVYLKEIAKKKNDKKEAYVRDFTNIYWSQNRPDVKKQKLQNDKKTVEAENIFSKCYENDYPSLSSQNTCKRKDLISSNYCNCSSIQCNVRDSRKNFAILENANWEEAECLDSYILTRLEKSQNWDCNVRHILRRNRGNCWIINNCKTKCENMKKTEEKWNWLLLLEIDLLSKEDYHCAKVINAYEEQSKLLVREILGSQTALIMTVWLNGKGENDNTLQLRYNTTQKVFHVNNPFESFIIEIFNFHKSISGNKKDNSILTCYNILKCKKQIGIIGIQNLITRNMNTNIKNGILSIYLQDSVSEPLDILLKTNIAFLLNNFDSLTRIENDFELEEECIFKCMLYLKYPKNIGENHTAYLVKILTSSRLLEDNMKPMLKKRKLFRTEQVFEKSKKKPINSFSMTTQNTDFPIFETYEKIPLLMVFDDMDEISLIREITCQNMSCPQQVVNVENWAHYNSSTVKTHGNSCPQFIQNNQGYINENFYEVNMHSQDLNMERKQGHNKISSFDCEHIFEDFCNVRQQAIPASHNIIHNEETHTTSITQVLNFWNLLSEIEEKKYDLILKEEVKVTAESLTNSFQVHKDTKIEKEEKDCFFPMDDMFSVQSVSLISKEVNVEENKYVNQNYVTNTNEYESILPEREIANSKDFQRKNDSALYINHQFETGLSEGNDECFQDLAAKYLSTEALTIVKDFEMKRKFDLVLEELRMFHEISRENELLSTVETNNGQENCFGENDAEKVKMEIEKDLKMVVVNKIHASSSFHDTIAGPNMRKSHQSLFKWKTVPNIGEQEVPNESCYPSRSEEELLYSTSEKDCETPLPKRPAFLPDECKEEFNYLLRGGSHFPHGISRVRPLKTCSRPIRIGLSRKARIKQLHPYLKQMCYGNLKENF from the exons ATGGCCGAGCTCAGAAAGCCTACCTCCTCTTTAACGCCTCCTGAGGACTCGGATTCCCAACCACCTAGTAGCAAGCGGCTCTGTCTTGAGGAGCCTGGAGGTGTCTTTAAGGCGGGCTGGCGACTGCCTCTGGTGCCTCGCTTGTCTGAGGCGGAAAAAGTCTGGGAGTTGTCCCCTAGACCCTTCAAGGGACTCCTTGTTTCAACGAATGCTATTTTCGATAACTCCGCAGACTCGTGTGTGGAGAAATCAGTCAGTGGGAAGCAGATATGTAATCTGGAATGCTCAAATCTCAAATTCCAAATGAGTAGCTGTTTGCAGTCTCCCCCCTCACAAAGTCCTGATTCTGATTTGAGGGCTTCAGGAAGGTCTGAGGCAGGACTGCATGACAGAGAGGCTTTCAGTGTGCACCGCAGTAATAGCTCCAAAGCAGGGGTTAGTCAACTTCTGCCCAGCACCTCTATACACGATATACATGGAATTAGAAATGAGAATCGAAAACAACAGTTTGTCCAAGGAAGAGACAATGTTCACAAAGAAAATCCATTTTTAGATGTTACCTTTTTCAAGGAAACTAAATCACCATttcatgaaattaaaaacagatgtAAAGCTAACAGTGTTGTGCcatcaaataaaagagaaaataacatttcatcatctgtactaaaaatatcaaaatctcaAAACCAGCCCAGGTTGGAAATTGCCAAATCTAgctattttagagatagcggcaCAATAAGTGTCCCTCAGTTTCCAATGGACTTAAATAGCAAAATGTCCTCTGTCTATTTAAAGGAAATAGCgaagaaaaagaatgacaaaaaagAGGCATATGTTAGGGATTTCACAAACATTTACTGGTCCCAAAATAGACCTGATGTTAAGAAGCAAAAGTTACAGAATGATAAAAAAACTGTAGAAGCggaaaacattttttccaaatgTTATGAAAATGACTACCCATCACTCAGCAGCCAAAATACTTGTAAGAGAAAAGACTTGATCAGTTCAAACTACTGTAACTGCAGTAGTATCCAGTGTAATGTAAGAGACTCTAGAAAGAATTTCGCTATACTAGAAAATGCAAATTGGGAGGAAGCAGAATGTCTGGACAGTTACATACTTACCAGGTTGGAAAAATCTCAAAACTGGGACTGTAACGTTAGACATATTTTGAGAAGAAATAGAGGAAATTGTTGGATTATAAATAATTGCAAGACtaaatgtgaaaatatgaaaaaaactgaagaaaaatggaattgGCTATTATTATTAGAAATAGACCTTTTAAGCAAGGAAGATTACCACTGTGCAAAAGTCATCAATGCATATGAAGAACAATCAAAGCTTCTTGTAAGAGAAATATTAGGTAGTCAGACAGCTTTAATAATGACTGTTTGGCTAAATGGTAAAGGAGAAAATGATAATACTCTACAGTTGAGATACAATACTACACAAAAAGTCTTTCATGTGAACAACCCTTTTGAAAGTTTCAttatagaaatttttaatttccataaaagtatttcaggaaataaaaaagataatagtaTTTTAACCTGCTATAACATTTTGAAGTGTAAAAAGCAAATTGGTATAATTGGTATTCAAAATCTAATAACAAGAAACATGAATACAAATATAAAGAATggaattttaagcatatatttacAAGATAGTGTTTCAGAACCTTTAGATATTCTATTGAAAACTAACATAGCTTTTTTGCTCAATAACTTTGACTCTTTAACAAGAATTGAAAATGATTTTGAATTAGAAGAGGAATGCATTTTCAAGTGCATGCTTTATTTGAAGTATCCAAAAAATATAGGGGAAAATCATACTGCATATCTAGTAAAGATTTTAACTTCTTCAAGACTATTAGAAGATAATATGAAACCTATgttaaagaaaaggaagttatTTAGAACTGAACAAGTTTTTGAAAAGTCTAAGAAAAAACCCATTAATTCCTTCAGTATGACAACTCAAAATACAGATTTTCCAATTtttgaaacatatgaaaaaattcctCTTTTAATGGTCTTTGATGACATGGACGAAATTTCTTTAATAAGAGAAATTACTTGTCAGAATATGAGTTGTCCTCAACAAGTTGTGAATGTGGAAAATTGGGCTCACTATAATTCTAGTACTGTTAAAACACATGGTAATTCTTGTCCTCAATTTATACAGAACAACCAAGGATACattaatgaaaatttttatgAAGTAAATATGCACAGCCAAGatttaaatatggaaagaaaacagGGACATAATAAGATCAGTAGCTTTGATTGTGAGCACATATTTGAAGATTTCTGCAATGTTAGGCAACAGGCCATACCAGCAAGCCACAACATAATACATAATGAAGAGACCCATACCACTTCTATAACTCAAGTACTAAATTTTTGGAACTTGCTaagtgaaatagaagaaaaaaaatatgacttaattttgaaagaggaagtaaaagtcaCAGCTGAAAGTTTAACAAATAGTTTCCAAGTTCACAAAGATACTAagatagaaaaggaagagaaagattgTTTTTTTCCAATGGATGACATGTTTTCTGTACAGTCAGTTTCATTAATAAGTAAGGAAGTAAatgtggaagaaaataaatatgttaatcaAAATTATGTAACAAATACAAATGAATATGAGAGTATTTTGCCAGAAAGGGAGATAGCTAATTCAAAGGATTTTCAAAGAAAGAATGACTCTGCATTATATATTAATCATCAATTTGAAACTGGTCTGAGTGAAGGGAATGATGAATGTTTTCAGGACTTAGCTGCTAAATATTTATCAACAGAAGCTCTGACAATAGTAAAAGATTTTGAGATGAAGAGAAAATTTGACTTAGTACTTGAAGAACTTCGTATGTTTCATGAAATTAGTAGGGAAAATGAACTTCTAAGCACTGTGGAAACAAACAATgggcaagaaaattgctttggAGAAAATGATGCTGAGAAGGTAAAAATGGAGAtagaaaaagatttgaaaatgGTTGTGGTCAACAAAATACATGCATCTTCCTCGTTCCATGATACTATAGCAGGTCCTAATATGCGCAAAAGTCACCAAAGtttatttaaatggaaaactGTACCCAATATTGGAGAACAGGAAGTTCCTAATGAGAGTTGTTATCCAAGTAGATCAGAGGAAGAGTTACTTTACTCTACTTCTGAGAAAG ATTGTGAAACACCTTTACCTAAAAGACCTGCTTTTCTCCCTGATGAATGTAAAGaagaatttaattatttattgagagGAG GTAGTCACTTTCCACATGGCATTTCAAGAGTACGACCGCTTAAGACATGCAGTAGGCCAATCAGGATTGGTTTGTCAAGAAAAGCAAGGATTAAACAACTTCATCCTTATCTGAAACAAATGTGTTACggaaacttaaaagaaaatttttga